From the genome of Cytophagales bacterium WSM2-2:
ACCACAAATCAAAAAGAATGGCGTGAAGGGTTATGGTGGTGAAATTTTTGAGTGTGAGCCCACATTGGCTGCACGCGAAAGCACCTTGGCCGAAGTAGTAAAGAAAACCGGTGCTACTGAAATTCACCCGTTCAATAATTATGAAGTAATGACTGGCCAGGCGACTGCAGCTAAGGAGCTTTTCGAAGATATACCTCAGCTCGATTATCTCCTCGCACCGGTAGGCGGAGGCGGATTGCTGAGTGGCACCTTGTTGGCGGCAAAATATTTTTCTCCATCAACTGAAGTTATTGCAGGCGAGCCGGAAGGATCAGATGACACTTACCGCTCACTCAAAAGCGGAAAAATAGAACAGGCTCAATCACAAACCATAGCTGATGGTTTGCTGACAACTATTGGCGACAAAACATTTCCAATCATCCAGCAGGAAATAAAAGAAGTGATCACCGTGAGTGAAAAAGAAATCACAGCTGCCATGCGCCTGATTTGGGAGCGGATGAAAATAATTGTGGAGCCCTCCGCTGCCGTACCCTTTGCTGCGGTTCTAAAATCCAAGGAAAAATTCAAGGGCAAACGAGTTGGAATAATACTTTCCGGTGGCAATGTTGACCTGGAAAGAGCTGCGAAACTTTTCCAGTCCTAAATGCCTTTTCCTTTCAAGAGCCTTTCACTTTACAGGGTAAAAAGAACTTTCACCAGCGCACGATCGAATCATGCTTTTAACGAAGGAGAGCTTTTCCAATACATGTCCTCCTCCCTCAATCATTATGATGGAATCGAAATTTGTGCATTCAAAAAAAAAGATTCAACGAAAGAGTTGATCTGGCACGCAGATGAAAGCGACCTTACTAACTGGGCAACATTTTTTGAACCCGTTCCATGGCCTAAATAATTCAACCTTATTTTTCCAAGCTGCCCACCATTTTTTCAGGTCTCACCCACTGATCAAATTGCTCTGAAGTGAGTAGTCCAAGTTCAACGGCTGCTTCGCGAAGTGTCTTGTTTTCCTTGTGTGCTTTCTTGGCAATTTTCGCTGCATTCTCGTAGCCAATGTGCGTGTTCAGTGATGTCACCAGCATCAGTGAGTTTTCCATATGCTGCTTGATGATCGGCAAATTAGGTTCAATGCCAATGGCACATTTTTCATTAAACGAAACGCATGCATCACCAAGCAACCGCGCGCTTTGCAAAACATTGTAAGCGATCACGGGCTTGAAAACATTCAACTCAAAATGGCCCATCGATCCGCCTATGGAAACTGCAACATCATTACCCATTACCTGGGCACAAACCATTGTTAAGGCTTCGGGCTGGGTTGGGTTAACTTTCCCTGGCATAATAGACGATCCGGGTTCGTTGTCTGGAATAACAATTTCTCCTATACCCGAACGGGGGCCTGAGCTGAGCATCCGGATGTCGTTTGCAATTTTCATCAAGGAAACTGCTGCGCGCTTCAAGGCTCCGGAAATTTCAACCATCGCATCGTGAGCTGCTAATGCTTCGAATTTGTTCGGTGCTGTTATGAAAGGCAATCCAGTCAGGTCAGCAATCTTTTTCGCCACAAGTACATCATATCCTTGAGGTGTGTTCAATCCCGTACCAACAGCTGTTCCTCCCAATGCCAACTCGCGTACTGCCTCTTGTGCGTTTCTAATGGCACGCATGCTGTTGTCGATCTGTTGCACATATCCTGAAAACTCCTGACCTAATGTCAATGGAGTCGCATCCATGAAATGCGTACGACCGGTCTTCACTATTTTCTTATATTCTTCTGATTTTTTTGCCAGTGTGTCGCGCAGTTTTTTCATTCCCGGAAGGGTAATCTCGGCTACCTGTTTGTAAGCAGCGATGTGCATCGCTGTCGGGAATGTGTCGTTACTTGACTGTGATTTGTTTACGTCATCATTTGGGTGTAACACTTTCTTTTCGTCTGTGAGCTTTCCTCCGCTGATGACATGAGCGCGATAGGCGATAACTTCATTCACATTCATGTTGCTCTGTGTGCCTGAGCCGGTTTGCCAGATCACCAATGGGAATTCTCCATCCAGCTTGCCCGCGAGAATTTCATCACATAC
Proteins encoded in this window:
- a CDS encoding serine/threonine dehydratase: MDKLMISKKAIEEAHERIKKYVHRTPVMTSKSIDDIAGCSVFFKCENLQNVGAFKARGAMNATLQFSEDQKKKGVATHSSGNHAQAIARAAQILGMKSYIVMPTTTPQIKKNGVKGYGGEIFECEPTLAARESTLAEVVKKTGATEIHPFNNYEVMTGQATAAKELFEDIPQLDYLLAPVGGGGLLSGTLLAAKYFSPSTEVIAGEPEGSDDTYRSLKSGKIEQAQSQTIADGLLTTIGDKTFPIIQQEIKEVITVSEKEITAAMRLIWERMKIIVEPSAAVPFAAVLKSKEKFKGKRVGIILSGGNVDLERAAKLFQS
- the fumC gene encoding fumarate hydratase class II, with the translated sequence MSYRIEKDTMGEVQVPADKYWGAQTERSRNNFKIGPEASMPREIIYAFAYLKKAAAMANTELGALAADKKDMIAKVCDEILAGKLDGEFPLVIWQTGSGTQSNMNVNEVIAYRAHVISGGKLTDEKKVLHPNDDVNKSQSSNDTFPTAMHIAAYKQVAEITLPGMKKLRDTLAKKSEEYKKIVKTGRTHFMDATPLTLGQEFSGYVQQIDNSMRAIRNAQEAVRELALGGTAVGTGLNTPQGYDVLVAKKIADLTGLPFITAPNKFEALAAHDAMVEISGALKRAAVSLMKIANDIRMLSSGPRSGIGEIVIPDNEPGSSIMPGKVNPTQPEALTMVCAQVMGNDVAVSIGGSMGHFELNVFKPVIAYNVLQSARLLGDACVSFNEKCAIGIEPNLPIIKQHMENSLMLVTSLNTHIGYENAAKIAKKAHKENKTLREAAVELGLLTSEQFDQWVRPEKMVGSLEK